The Thalassomonas actiniarum genome contains the following window.
GATGTCGGATAAGCCTGAGCCTATGCTGGTTTCCCGGTCGTTTTTACCGTAGAAGTTCACTTCAATTTCCGGGCTTAATACCCATTGTTGGGTCAGCATGATTTCGTATTCCGCCTCTACCCTGAGTGCGGTTTTCCCCTCTTTGCCGATAAAGAGCGCGCTATCCATTTCAAAAAAGTACGGCGCCAGTCCCTGGAAACCAATCACCGCCCACTCAGCAGAAGGGGAAGGTTTAAAATCTTGCCGGAAACCAAACTGCAGATCCCAGTAAGGGGCAACCGCCTTGCTGTATAAGGCCTGTAGCTCTGCCGACTCTGTGCTACCGTTTGCCCGCTCGCCGTCGGTTTTGATCCAGAGCTTTTCCAGATCGTAACCGGCCCAGGCCTGCGCCGCCCAGCTGGTGGCGTTGTCGTTATTCACATCGCCTTCAAACTGATCCAGCATCACCTTAGTCAGTAAGGGATCATCCGAGCCTGCCGCATAAACCGGGCTGTTGGCCAGCACAGCGGCTAAAGCCAAAGACACTAGTGTTAATTGCTTTTTCATCACAAACTCCTTAACTAACCACGACTTTTCTGAACATACCCAACATGTGATAGAGCAGGTGACAGTGATAAGCCCAACCGCCCATGGCATCTGCACTCACCAGGTAACTGATTTTCGATCCCGGCTGTACCAATACCGTATGCTTTTTCGGGATATAGCCGGGTTCGCCGGTTTCCAGTTCACTCCACATGCCGTGTAAGTGCATGGGGTGGGCCATCATGGTATCGTTGACCAGGGTGATACGCAGCCGTTCGCCGTATTTAAGCTGCAGCGGCTCGGCATCGGCGAATTTTATGCCGTTCATCGACCACATATAACGGCTCATATTGCCGGTCAGGTGCAGCTGAATTTCACGGCCTGGCTCACGCGGATCCGATGTCGGCTGCAGACCGACGATATCGCCATAATTAAGTACCTTGCGGCCAAGTTGTTTCTGGTGTTGCCTCAAACCGATACCTGGATCATAAAGACCGCTTTTCGGGGTCGGGGCGCGCATATCCACATGGGGGCCAAACTCACTTTTAACGTGCTTGATTTCACTGTTGCTGCCAAACCCCGCCAGACCTAAAGCACCGGCTGCCATGCCCTTCATCTGATGTCCGCTGTGGTCCATACTCGGTTGTTTCATGCCGGACATAGCCGGCTTTTCCATATCAGGCATGGCCGAATGATCCATGCCCGACATACCCGCCATCGCCGACATATCCATGCCCATATCCGCATGACCAAGCACGGCGGCGGTATCCATTGTCGGCACTTGCGCCACCAGATTGGCATCCGGGCTCAGATTGCCCACGGCATAACCGGTTCTGTCTATGCTCTGGGCAAAGATACAGTAGGCCTGCTCGCTATCCGGTTCGACGATGACATCATAGGTTTCCGCCACTCCCATGCGGAACTCATCCACGGTAACCGGCTGGATATTTTGTCCGTCGCTGGTCACGACCGTCATTTTCAGCCCCGGGATCCGGACATCAAAAATGGTCATGGCGGCGCCGTTAATAAAACGCAGCCGTATCTTTTCGCCTTTATTAAACAGGGCCTGCCAGCCTTGCTCCGGGGTATTACCGTTCATGAGATAGGTATAGGTATGGCCGGTCACATCCGACAGATCCCGATCGCTCATGCGCGCTTTATTCCACATGGCCCTGGCGTTGAAAGTATTGACCACGCCGTTTTTCTTGATTTCATCCACCAGATCGCCTGCGGTGCGTTCGCTGAAGTTATAATAACCGGACATTTTTTTCAGCTTGGCGTAAACATCCGTGGGATCTTCATCAGTCCAGTCGGTGAGCATCACCACATATTCATTGTCATAGGCGACCGGATCCGGCTCCTGGGGGTCGATGACGATAGCGCCATACATGCCGGTTTGCTCCTGGAAGCCTGAGTGGCTGTGATACCAGTAAGTACCGCTTTGCTGTACCTTGAACTTATATTCAAAAGTTTCCCCCGGCTTGATGCCGTCAAAACTGATGCCGGGCACACCGTCCATGGCACTCTCCAGGATCAAGCCGTGCCAGTGCAGTGAGCTGGTTTCCGCCAGGTTGTTTTTCACCCTTAAGGTGACGGTTTCCCCTTCTTTCCAGCGCAGCACAGGGCCGGGCAAGGTCTGGTTGATCACCGTGGCCAGGCGTTCGCTGCCGGTAAAGTTGACGGTTTTATAATCCAGGCTTAAGTCAAATACTTTGCCCGATAAGGTGGTGAGCCCGCGGCTGATGGCCCCGGCTAAGGCTTTTTTTGAAAAGGGGATTGCGGTTAGCAGCAGGGCGCTGCCGGCCCCGAGCACAAACCTTCTGCGCGACAACCCCAAAGGGCTGATCGCTTTATTTTTGGCAAACATACTGCCTCCAAAGAGCCACGGCCTGCTGAAAAATTCAAACAAGATGCCGTGGTTGAGTTAAGACTTGAGTAAACGTTATCGCAACGATAATTACTGCTTTAATTAAAGTTCAAAATCGGGAAGCCGCCGAAATTAGGCGGATCTGTCCCGTTAACTCAGTATCGGAGGGCGGTAAAGGGAAGCAGGGTAACGGCTTAACAGCAAATTATTCCCCGGGCTGATTTTAGCTGAGTTGATAAACAACTCATCAATAGTTGATGTTTCAGAGGTAAGCGCCGCACTGACGCAACTGCCCATGGGGCAACAGCAGGTATTCTGACAATTATCTGGTGCCATAGTTTCATGGCTGTGGGACGCTAAATGCTGCTTATGCCCGCTTTGCATACTCATGGCTTGTCCATCAGGCATGCTCAGCTCGGCAGATCTTTGCGGGGCAGGGACAGACTCATGCATAGTACAAGGCTCGGCATTATACGCCAGCGCCTGACCGGTAAAGGCCAGCAGCATAAAGAGCGTGATAATTATCTTACCTTGCTTAAAAAACATTTAATCCCCTATAAGGTGTAAGCTTGTTACCGTACCGGTTT
Protein-coding sequences here:
- a CDS encoding copper resistance protein B, giving the protein MKKQLTLVSLALAAVLANSPVYAAGSDDPLLTKVMLDQFEGDVNNDNATSWAAQAWAGYDLEKLWIKTDGERANGSTESAELQALYSKAVAPYWDLQFGFRQDFKPSPSAEWAVIGFQGLAPYFFEMDSALFIGKEGKTALRVEAEYEIMLTQQWVLSPEIEVNFYGKNDRETSIGSGLSDIEAGLRLRYEVVREFAPYIGVNWSKSFGNTADFARAEGESTSETQLVLGFRAWF
- a CDS encoding copper resistance system multicopper oxidase, with protein sequence MFAKNKAISPLGLSRRRFVLGAGSALLLTAIPFSKKALAGAISRGLTTLSGKVFDLSLDYKTVNFTGSERLATVINQTLPGPVLRWKEGETVTLRVKNNLAETSSLHWHGLILESAMDGVPGISFDGIKPGETFEYKFKVQQSGTYWYHSHSGFQEQTGMYGAIVIDPQEPDPVAYDNEYVVMLTDWTDEDPTDVYAKLKKMSGYYNFSERTAGDLVDEIKKNGVVNTFNARAMWNKARMSDRDLSDVTGHTYTYLMNGNTPEQGWQALFNKGEKIRLRFINGAAMTIFDVRIPGLKMTVVTSDGQNIQPVTVDEFRMGVAETYDVIVEPDSEQAYCIFAQSIDRTGYAVGNLSPDANLVAQVPTMDTAAVLGHADMGMDMSAMAGMSGMDHSAMPDMEKPAMSGMKQPSMDHSGHQMKGMAAGALGLAGFGSNSEIKHVKSEFGPHVDMRAPTPKSGLYDPGIGLRQHQKQLGRKVLNYGDIVGLQPTSDPREPGREIQLHLTGNMSRYMWSMNGIKFADAEPLQLKYGERLRITLVNDTMMAHPMHLHGMWSELETGEPGYIPKKHTVLVQPGSKISYLVSADAMGGWAYHCHLLYHMLGMFRKVVVS